The genome window TATAAAATTTTCTGTGCTAATGGTCTGCTGACAGTAAGTACTTTTAGTTATTATTCAAAAATGTCTCTTATTTTATTACCATATTTCTTGTAATGGTTTTCCCGGGTATATAATACTATATTGACAGTAGAGTTTTTCTAGCTCACTTTGAAGGTGTTATTCCACTGtcttatttctttgtggttttgattagttACCTGTAAACAGAAGTTTGCTGTTAAGCCAACtctctcaaataaatacaaaaatgaaaagaattgacTTATAGTGTCTATAGGGCTTGTCAATTTTCATGGTTGTATTTAGGCTAGCAATGATGAGTacatatgtgaaaaatatattttttagatgaatggttttatttcattcaggctgaaatttataatataacaatttctttcttttttttttatttcttacatcCTTTCCTTCCAACTGCATTACCTCTCATTCCATTCTTCTTCAAGTTGCATAAACTATGTGGTGTCTTTACTTCTGTACTTTTCTCCAAATGCTTATAATCAtataaaatcacatttattaatatatgtattaacTTAATGAGAATATTTCTGTATGCATAATTTATTCAAAGATTATTTTATTGATAACTATTGTTTCTAGTGTTTTACCCATAAAAAATGATGTTATATAGAGCcttgaaattaaaaatgattaaaaaaacaaaaatttagaaatactGATTCTTAATGCTCCAACTGGGAACAAGGACCTTGAGCTTAGAAAGCCTTAGAAAATTGTGATTTCTATGCcaaatttttttccattctaattAGCCTTTTTGATCTCATAACAGCAGAGCAAGAACCCTATTGCCCTAACTAAATGATAAACCAGGTAAAAGGACTTGAACCGTAAGACTAGTGAAGGATTTCTGGTTCtgcttcatttccttccttttcccacaCTTTTCTTCGTGATTTATTCTCCTGGAAACTGGGTCTGTTAGAACCACCTAAGATAATAATTTAAAGATTCTTGAGATTCTACCAAATCAAGTTCCTAGGTATGAGTCCCAGGCACCATTTGCTACAAATCCTCTCTATGAACATAACCTCAACATATAACCTAAGAttttctcaggagaaaaaaaCTTAACAGGCCCATGGGAAATAAGAGAGTAATAGAGTAACCTAAAGATTCATGACCTGACTCAATATATCATGGTGCTACTAAGAATAAACTGAAACTTGAAATGGCAAAACTTTTATTGAACATCATGCTGAAGCCCAGAAGAAAATGCCATCTCCCACTGGTACTCCTGTAATCTGGCGCTTAAAGATGTCTCCTCTGCTCAAGGATCTTTAAAAGCACCTTCTTTGAACCACAGATGTCCCATACTCCTTGAAATCCGCAGAGGTGACCCACATCTGCTTGAAACTGCTCATAGAGGTCATGATGGATGCACCAATCCATGCAGAGAAGCATCTATCAGGAGAAGCCGTGATCTTGATGGGAGTACCTTTGGAAGCCAGCTGTTCCACTTCCTTCATGAGTCTTTCCTCCAGTCCAGGGAAGAGAGTGGTGCCCCCGGAGAGTACAATCTCTGCATAAAGTTTATTCTGGATGTCAGTGTCACACTTCATGATGCTGCTGGAGACCATTTTTGAGAGTCCCGGGCTGTGGATGCCCAGCTGGTCAGGTGCAAAAAGAACCTCGGGCACTTGGTACAGCTCATCCCCAAAGTGGATGACATGTCCATCTGGCAGTCTGTATGCTCCCAGGACCTCTCCTCGACTCTTGCGTAGCTCTTTCTCTGGCTCCAAGGCGATGTAGCACAGCTTCTCTTTGATGTTATTTGCCACGGCCTTGTTGAGTATGCAAGGGAAGTTAAACCCGTTAGCAAAGAGGAGCTGGGTGAGGTGCTCTGTGATGTCCCTCCCTGCCATATAGAGTTTCGTGACTGCGTGAGGCAGGGAGTAACCCTCAAAGATGGGGACAGCGCAAGTGACCCCATCTCCACTGTCCACCACCAGGCCTGTGACACAGGCAGAGGCATAGAGCGCTGCCACTGCATGATTAGACAGGTAGAAACCAGGCACACTGAAGTTCTCAAACATCATTTCTGCTAGCTTTTCTCGAATTTCCCTAGGGTTCAAAGAGGGCTCGGTCATGAGTACAGGCTGTTGGCTGGGTTTTACTCCAAGCTCCCACTCAAAGAGATGTTTCCAGAGTTTCTCCATGTCATCCCATCCTGTTACCAGTCCACGCTCAATGGGGTAGTGCAAATGTAGGGCGTCAAACTTGTACAGGGCTTCTTGCCCCACGAAGTACTGATTAAGTCTTGCCGAAGGCATGTTGAATTTACGATGTCCCAAGACGGAGTTGATGACATGGCGGGGTCCAATCTCTCCAGACACGCCTGCTTTGCAGAGTCCTGAACCATTGTCAAAAATTACAGCAGGAACATCTAATACGTGTGGATTAAACATGCTGTAATATGCTCTCCTGGACTTCCCCCAAATAAAGAAAGAACACTTATGTCACTCTCTGAGATGGCAGGCacctttagaattttttaaacttcagGGTTCTGAAGTTATCAGGTTGTCACCCATGTAGAGTTAGTATACTGCCTTCAGTCCACCAGGACACCCCATCTTCAACCTCTGAATCTTGTCTCCATTCTGTAGGCTCAGGGCCTGCTGAGGCAACATGAGGGCTGATTGCCCTTTATGTCACAATCCAGTCAAGGCAACAATTGTCCTTGGTAAGCATCAGAGGGGCGGGGTCTCTTGAGCATcagaggggtggggtggggcctcTGAGCCAATAGTACTCCCTACTTGGTCAGATATAAAGCCAAGGAAAGCAAATCATACCTACAGAGCTGCAAGAAACACTATTCTACATGCTTTTCCTTggaattatgttttcattttttagatatatatttaagAATAGAATTGCTGAGTTATATGGCAACTCTATGTTAAATCATTGgattttaatttctgtaagtTTTTTGTTCCAAAGTGGCTGTGACATTTAACGTTCCCACAGTCACTGTAGGAATGCTCTTACTTCACCACATGCTTCTAAATTCCATTATCTGACTTTATGATTCTAGGCATTCTAGTGTGTGTGAAAtgttatcttattgtggttttcagCTTTAAGTATCAATGTTGAGAATCTTTATTAGGTGCTTATTGGCCATTCTAATACCTTCTTGGGAGAAATGTCTATGCAGACCCTTTGCTCCTTTTTTATTAGGTTGTTTTTTGATTATTCCATTGTAACTGTTCTTTACACATTCAAGACTCTAGTGTTTATCAGATACATTATGTACATACATGTTCTTTTATTCTTgtattctctttacttttttgttaGTGTTGTTGAAAttacaaaacttttaaattttaaagtagtcCAGTTTCTCTGTTATTTGTTGTTCATATTTTGTGTCATATGTAAGCAttcattataaaatttaagattcttaaatttatctttttgttttcttgtaagaattttaaacttttaactattacatttagtttttgttaattttgagtttatttttatttatggtgtGCATTAAgtttccaacttcattcttttgaatgTGGTTCTATCTAgctgttccagcatcatttgttgaaaaggataATGTTTGCCCTATAGAATGACTAGTATCTTTTTCAAACAACAGTTGACTATAGAGAGACAgctggatttatttctggacttactgctctattccattgatctatatgtctatcatCATGCTGGTAGCACACTGCATTGATTTCTGTTACTCTGTAATAAATTTTGTAGTTAAGAAGTTTGAGTACTTCTTTGTTCTGCCTTTTCAAGATTGGTTTGGCCATTTTGGGTCCCTTGTGATTCAATATGCATTTTAGGATCAACTTTCCAATTCCTACGCAAATGTCAtatggaattttgatagagattgcctTGAATCATTAGATCAGTTTAGGGAATATTACCTTCTTAATAACACCAactcttccaatctatgaa of Macaca fascicularis isolate 582-1 chromosome X, T2T-MFA8v1.1 contains these proteins:
- the ACTRT1 gene encoding actin-related protein T1, which gives rise to MFNPHVLDVPAVIFDNGSGLCKAGVSGEIGPRHVINSVLGHRKFNMPSARLNQYFVGQEALYKFDALHLHYPIERGLVTGWDDMEKLWKHLFEWELGVKPSQQPVLMTEPSLNPREIREKLAEMMFENFSVPGFYLSNHAVAALYASACVTGLVVDSGDGVTCAVPIFEGYSLPHAVTKLYMAGRDITEHLTQLLFANGFNFPCILNKAVANNIKEKLCYIALEPEKELRKSRGEVLGAYRLPDGHVIHFGDELYQVPEVLFAPDQLGIHSPGLSKMVSSSIMKCDTDIQNKLYAEIVLSGGTTLFPGLEERLMKEVEQLASKGTPIKITASPDRCFSAWIGASIMTSMSSFKQMWVTSADFKEYGTSVVQRRCF